The following are encoded together in the Fundidesulfovibrio putealis DSM 16056 genome:
- the thrB gene encoding homoserine kinase: MTNLEPRSQATATFAPMGRVSDERCVSLIGIAGAGKSTLGRALARRLGWAHLDTDRLIEATLGQPLQTIMDERGLKGFLAVEEAVVATLGVKRAVVSTGGSVVYSRAAMERLKALGPVIHLHIELDTFLDRVKDATGRAFVRPDGHSLADVYAERAPLYMKACDFSVCTDAAGLEQCVSHCADKLAELLAKDE; this comes from the coding sequence ATGACGAACCTGGAACCGCGCTCCCAAGCCACCGCAACATTCGCACCCATGGGGCGCGTCTCCGACGAGCGGTGCGTGAGCCTCATCGGCATCGCCGGTGCGGGCAAATCCACGCTGGGCCGGGCCTTGGCCCGCCGCCTGGGCTGGGCGCACCTGGACACCGACCGCCTCATCGAGGCCACCCTGGGTCAGCCCCTCCAGACCATCATGGACGAGCGCGGCCTCAAGGGCTTCCTGGCCGTGGAAGAAGCCGTGGTGGCCACACTCGGGGTCAAGCGCGCCGTGGTGTCCACGGGCGGCAGCGTGGTGTACAGCCGCGCGGCCATGGAACGCCTGAAGGCGCTTGGGCCGGTCATCCATCTGCACATCGAGCTGGACACCTTCCTGGACCGCGTGAAGGACGCCACCGGCCGGGCCTTCGTGCGCCCGGACGGCCATTCGCTGGCCGATGTCTACGCCGAGCGCGCCCCCCTCTACATGAAAGCCTGCGATTTCAGCGTCTGCACCGACGCGGCAGGGCTTGAGCAGTGCGTCAGCCACTGCGCCGACAAGCTGGCCGAGCTGCTGGCGAAAGACGAGTAG
- a CDS encoding ABC transporter ATP-binding protein: protein MMLSVSNLKVKYGNIEALHGVSFTVAKGEIVTLIGANGAGKTTTLLSIARLGPPEGPKVVEGDITFEGQSLLTVPPHIIVANLHMVLVPEGRHIFGNLSVMDNLTLATYARKDTDRLPKDLDFVFELFPRLAERRKQRAESLSGGEQQMLAVSRALMSGAEFILLDEPSMGLAPLLMYDMFRTLKKLNQQGMTILLVEQNARLALDFAHRGYVLDTGRIVAEGPCDELRDNPEVKKAYLGG from the coding sequence CTGATGCTTTCCGTCAGCAATCTCAAGGTAAAATACGGCAACATCGAGGCCCTGCACGGCGTCAGCTTCACCGTGGCCAAGGGCGAGATCGTCACGCTCATCGGGGCCAACGGCGCGGGCAAGACCACCACCCTGCTCTCCATCGCGCGCCTGGGGCCGCCGGAAGGGCCCAAGGTGGTGGAAGGCGACATCACCTTCGAGGGACAGAGCCTGCTCACCGTGCCGCCGCACATCATCGTGGCCAACCTGCACATGGTGCTGGTGCCCGAAGGCAGGCACATCTTCGGCAACCTGAGCGTGATGGACAACCTCACCCTGGCCACCTACGCCCGCAAGGACACCGACCGACTGCCCAAGGACCTGGACTTCGTGTTCGAGCTGTTCCCGCGCCTCGCCGAGCGCCGCAAGCAGCGCGCCGAGTCGCTCTCGGGCGGCGAGCAGCAGATGCTGGCCGTCAGCCGCGCGCTGATGTCCGGCGCTGAATTCATCCTCCTGGATGAACCCAGCATGGGCCTTGCTCCGCTTCTGATGTACGACATGTTCCGCACGCTCAAGAAGCTCAACCAGCAGGGCATGACCATCCTCCTGGTGGAACAGAACGCGCGCCTCGCCCTGGATTTCGCCCATCGCGGCTACGTGCTGGACACCGGGCGCATCGTGGCGGAAGGCCCCTGCGACGAGCTGCGCGACAACCCTGAAGTGAAAAAGGCCTACCTGGGCGGCTAG
- a CDS encoding ABC transporter ATP-binding protein, which yields MALLEIKELTQRFGGLIAVNDFEVNLEGRELNALIGPNGAGKTTVFNLVSGFYQPTSGSITINGVDTKGMKPHQVTSLGVARTFQNIRLWNDMTVLDNIRVSQHARLGYSLMDSLLRTRRYADREAKIEHTAMELLEFMGMKDLANEYPPNLSYGVQRKVEIARALSTKPKLLLLDEPAAGLPSTDVVELIKLIEWIHKEFDLAIWMIEHQMTVVMSLCKWIKVIDFGATIAEGTPEDIRNNPTVIKAYLGDEAI from the coding sequence ATGGCCCTGCTCGAAATAAAAGAACTCACCCAGCGTTTCGGCGGGCTGATCGCGGTCAACGACTTCGAGGTGAACCTCGAAGGCCGCGAACTCAACGCGCTCATCGGCCCCAACGGTGCAGGCAAGACCACGGTGTTCAACCTGGTCAGCGGCTTCTACCAGCCGACGTCGGGCTCCATCACCATAAACGGCGTGGACACCAAGGGCATGAAGCCCCATCAGGTCACCTCGCTTGGCGTGGCGCGCACCTTCCAGAACATCCGCCTCTGGAACGACATGACCGTGCTCGACAACATCCGGGTCAGCCAGCATGCGCGCCTGGGGTACTCGCTCATGGATTCGCTGCTGCGCACGCGCCGCTACGCCGACCGTGAGGCCAAGATCGAGCACACGGCCATGGAGCTGCTTGAGTTCATGGGCATGAAGGATCTGGCCAACGAGTACCCTCCCAACCTGTCCTACGGCGTGCAGCGCAAGGTGGAGATCGCCCGCGCGCTGTCCACCAAGCCCAAGCTCCTCCTGCTGGACGAGCCCGCTGCTGGTCTGCCCTCCACAGACGTGGTTGAGCTCATCAAGCTCATCGAGTGGATCCACAAGGAGTTCGACCTGGCCATCTGGATGATCGAACACCAGATGACCGTGGTCATGAGCCTGTGCAAGTGGATCAAGGTCATCGATTTCGGCGCAACCATCGCCGAGGGCACCCCCGAAGACATCCGCAACAATCCCACGGTCATAAAAGCCTATCTGGGAGACGAGGCCATCTGA
- a CDS encoding branched-chain amino acid ABC transporter permease — MQRATVPAALCALLVLLVGLAQVGFISQYLLTVAMNVGIFIILSASLNLVNGYMGEFSCGHAGFMAVGAYASSIAGVFLFVPDAVFGQPLLPMSLTPLAFPIILGVGFAAAALAGVVVAVPSFKTRGDYLAVITLAAGYIIKSAIQNIDAVGGPRGFMGMGKLVEGMETVAKLPWMLLWIFASVVFTVWLIRRFVYSTYGKGVMAIHQDEVAAEIMSVNTNRMKLIAFMLSSGLAGLAGGLFAYMVSYIDPKMFGIELSTACLLMVYLGGMGSLSGSVMSAILYWVLVEALKPTLDVMHLPQTLKWVVIPMGLILLMQFRPEGLMGNRELSDLFPKLKRFYRFK; from the coding sequence ATGCAGCGCGCAACTGTACCTGCGGCGCTCTGCGCCCTGCTTGTTCTGCTGGTCGGCCTGGCCCAGGTGGGCTTCATCAGCCAGTACCTGCTCACGGTGGCCATGAACGTGGGCATCTTCATCATCCTTTCCGCCAGCCTGAACCTGGTGAACGGCTACATGGGCGAGTTCAGCTGCGGCCACGCGGGCTTCATGGCCGTGGGCGCTTACGCCTCCTCCATCGCAGGCGTGTTCCTCTTCGTGCCGGACGCCGTGTTCGGCCAGCCCCTGCTGCCCATGTCGCTCACGCCGCTGGCCTTCCCCATCATCCTGGGCGTCGGCTTCGCGGCAGCGGCCCTGGCGGGCGTGGTTGTTGCCGTGCCCTCGTTCAAGACGCGCGGCGACTATCTGGCGGTCATCACCCTGGCGGCGGGCTACATCATCAAGAGCGCCATCCAGAACATCGACGCCGTTGGCGGCCCGCGCGGCTTTATGGGCATGGGCAAGCTGGTGGAGGGCATGGAGACCGTGGCCAAGCTGCCCTGGATGCTCCTGTGGATCTTCGCAAGCGTGGTGTTCACGGTTTGGCTCATCCGCCGTTTCGTGTACTCCACCTACGGCAAGGGCGTCATGGCCATCCACCAGGACGAGGTCGCCGCCGAGATCATGAGCGTGAACACCAACCGCATGAAGCTCATCGCCTTCATGCTGTCCTCAGGCCTCGCGGGGCTGGCGGGGGGGCTGTTCGCGTACATGGTCAGCTACATCGACCCCAAGATGTTCGGCATCGAGCTGTCCACGGCCTGCCTGCTCATGGTGTACCTGGGCGGCATGGGATCGCTCAGCGGCTCGGTGATGTCGGCCATCCTGTACTGGGTGCTGGTCGAGGCGCTCAAACCCACGCTGGACGTCATGCACCTGCCCCAGACCCTCAAGTGGGTGGTGATCCCCATGGGGCTCATCCTGCTGATGCAGTTTCGGCCCGAGGGGCTCATGGGCAACCGCGAGCTGTCGGACCTCTTCCCCAAACTCAAGCGCTTCTACAGGTTCAAATAG
- a CDS encoding branched-chain amino acid ABC transporter permease, whose protein sequence is MLDTLLQQALNALQLGSYYSLIALGYCLVYGVLLLINFAHGDIFMVGAYIAFFAATTIMGQYGIFPPGINKWVVLAATIPLTMVLTASVGVFIERVAYKPLRLKGANRLYLVITALMMGIVLEYGNLSLMGTSRLSFPTLMPRVLFEFGGATITLTKLVAIVASFMVFALLQWIVTRTKLGMAMRAVSYDKFAVPLMGIPLDVVIIFTFSLGSGMAGLAGLLYSMNFPVLDPFMGALVGWKAFVAAVVGGIGDIRGAFIGGFIMAFLEVAVVVSSDFIPFIKPEMRDLVSFSILLIILTIKPTGLFGRPQTTKI, encoded by the coding sequence ATGCTCGACACCCTTCTTCAGCAGGCATTGAACGCGCTGCAGCTCGGGAGCTATTACTCCCTCATCGCCCTGGGCTATTGCCTGGTCTACGGCGTGCTGCTGCTCATCAACTTCGCCCACGGCGACATCTTCATGGTCGGCGCCTACATCGCCTTCTTTGCCGCCACCACCATCATGGGCCAGTACGGCATCTTCCCGCCCGGCATAAACAAGTGGGTGGTGCTCGCAGCCACGATACCCCTGACCATGGTGCTCACGGCATCGGTGGGGGTGTTCATCGAGCGGGTGGCCTACAAGCCGCTTAGGCTCAAAGGCGCGAACAGGCTGTATCTGGTCATCACGGCGCTCATGATGGGCATCGTGCTGGAGTACGGCAACCTGTCGCTCATGGGCACCAGCAGGCTCTCCTTCCCCACGCTCATGCCCAGGGTGCTCTTCGAGTTCGGCGGCGCGACCATCACCCTTACCAAGCTGGTGGCCATCGTGGCCAGCTTCATGGTGTTCGCCCTGCTGCAATGGATCGTCACCCGCACCAAGCTCGGCATGGCCATGCGCGCCGTGTCCTACGACAAGTTCGCCGTGCCCCTCATGGGCATCCCCCTGGATGTGGTGATCATCTTCACCTTCTCCCTGGGGTCGGGCATGGCAGGTCTGGCGGGGCTCCTCTACTCTATGAACTTTCCCGTGCTCGACCCCTTCATGGGCGCGCTGGTGGGCTGGAAAGCCTTCGTGGCGGCCGTCGTGGGCGGCATCGGCGACATCCGGGGAGCCTTCATCGGCGGCTTCATCATGGCCTTCCTGGAAGTGGCGGTGGTGGTCTCCAGCGACTTCATCCCCTTCATCAAGCCTGAAATGCGCGACCTGGTGAGCTTCTCCATCCTGCTCATCATCCTGACCATCAAACCCACGGGACTGTTCGGCAGGCCCCAAACCACCAAGATCTAA
- a CDS encoding ABC transporter substrate-binding protein, which yields MKKLLVALLVAAFAFPAAAFGADTIKIGFNIPLTGDIPKVGEMSKNAAEMLKEKVNKAGGLEVAGKKYMLDFVYVDNEAKAESAVNAALKLIEGEKVLAMVGPQGSGRAIPGGEVANKNKTVMVSGWSTNPKTTLDRPYVFRACFLDDFQGPTAAKFASGELKAKKAAVLFAVDQDYSKGISEFFKKSFEEINGAGSVVSFETFTTKDVDFSAQLTKIIKGKPDVLFVPQYYNEVPLIVKQARELGFKGPILGSDSWGSAELMTLCGDDCKGQYFVTHYAAAGAKGATKEFIDAFNAKYKETPDDVAALTWDAAGLVLAAAQKMGAPSGDLAKDREALRTAMASIRGFDGVTGKMGFDGKTGDPIKCAVIVKINDKGEFTFHESVCP from the coding sequence ATGAAAAAACTCCTCGTTGCCTTGCTTGTCGCGGCTTTCGCCTTCCCGGCGGCCGCCTTCGGCGCTGACACCATCAAAATCGGCTTCAACATCCCTCTCACCGGCGACATCCCGAAGGTGGGCGAGATGAGCAAGAACGCCGCAGAGATGCTCAAGGAGAAGGTCAACAAGGCCGGAGGGCTCGAAGTGGCCGGCAAGAAGTACATGCTGGACTTCGTTTACGTGGACAACGAGGCCAAGGCCGAATCCGCCGTGAACGCCGCGCTCAAGCTGATCGAGGGCGAGAAGGTCCTGGCCATGGTCGGCCCCCAGGGCTCCGGCCGCGCCATCCCCGGCGGCGAAGTCGCCAACAAGAACAAGACCGTCATGGTCTCCGGCTGGTCCACCAACCCCAAAACCACCCTCGACCGCCCCTACGTATTCCGCGCCTGCTTCCTGGACGACTTCCAGGGCCCCACCGCCGCCAAGTTCGCCTCCGGCGAGCTGAAGGCCAAGAAGGCCGCCGTCCTCTTCGCCGTCGACCAGGACTACAGCAAGGGCATCTCCGAGTTCTTCAAGAAGTCCTTCGAGGAAATCAACGGAGCCGGCTCCGTGGTGTCCTTCGAGACCTTCACCACCAAGGACGTGGACTTCTCCGCCCAGCTGACCAAGATCATCAAGGGCAAGCCCGACGTGCTCTTCGTCCCCCAGTACTACAACGAAGTGCCCCTGATCGTGAAGCAGGCCCGCGAGCTTGGCTTCAAGGGCCCCATCCTGGGTTCCGACTCCTGGGGCTCCGCTGAACTCATGACCCTGTGCGGCGACGACTGCAAGGGCCAGTACTTCGTGACCCACTACGCCGCCGCCGGCGCGAAGGGCGCCACCAAGGAGTTCATCGACGCCTTCAACGCCAAGTACAAGGAAACCCCCGACGACGTCGCCGCCCTGACCTGGGACGCCGCCGGTCTGGTGCTGGCCGCCGCCCAGAAGATGGGCGCTCCCTCCGGCGACCTCGCCAAGGACCGCGAAGCCCTGCGCACCGCCATGGCCTCCATCCGCGGCTTCGACGGCGTCACCGGCAAGATGGGCTTCGACGGCAAGACCGGCGACCCCATCAAGTGCGCCGTGATCGTCAAGATCAACGACAAGGGCGAATTCACCTTCCACGAATCCGTCTGCCCGTAA
- a CDS encoding D-sedoheptulose 7-phosphate isomerase, whose product MSSDALELVHDYAREGTELRERFFRDNAQAVVTVGRTLALCLAKGGKILFCGNGGSAADAQHLAAEFVNRFQLERPPLPAIALTTDTSILTAIGNDYGFDQVFSKQVQALGQPGDVLVGITTSGNSPNVVAAMRVARDKGLTTIAMTGKNGEVVQFSDLAILVPSTVTALVQEIHIACGHLMCKLTDHYLFEAVVELKPYLDATP is encoded by the coding sequence ATGTCCAGCGACGCCTTGGAACTCGTGCACGACTATGCCCGCGAGGGCACGGAGCTGCGCGAACGCTTCTTCAGGGACAACGCGCAGGCCGTCGTCACCGTGGGGCGCACCCTGGCCCTGTGCCTGGCCAAGGGCGGAAAGATCCTCTTCTGCGGCAACGGCGGGTCCGCCGCCGACGCCCAGCATCTGGCTGCGGAGTTCGTCAACCGCTTCCAGCTGGAGCGCCCGCCGCTTCCCGCCATCGCCCTGACCACGGACACCTCCATCCTGACCGCCATCGGCAACGATTACGGTTTCGACCAGGTGTTTTCCAAACAGGTCCAGGCGCTCGGGCAGCCCGGCGACGTGCTGGTGGGCATCACCACCTCCGGCAACAGCCCCAACGTGGTGGCAGCCATGCGCGTCGCGCGCGACAAGGGCCTGACCACCATCGCCATGACCGGCAAGAACGGCGAGGTCGTCCAGTTCAGCGACCTGGCCATCCTGGTGCCGAGCACGGTCACGGCCCTGGTGCAGGAGATCCACATCGCCTGCGGACATCTGATGTGCAAACTGACCGACCATTACCTTTTCGAGGCCGTGGTGGAGCTCAAGCCCTACCTGGACGCCACGCCCTAG
- a CDS encoding FmdB family zinc ribbon protein, producing MPIYEFRCESCGEDFEELVFGGATPPCPKCASEKVHKLMSACRHSAGHNPGGYQGNTIPAPRAGGGGCAGCSGGSCSTCK from the coding sequence ATGCCTATCTACGAATTCCGCTGCGAAAGCTGCGGAGAGGATTTCGAGGAACTCGTCTTCGGCGGGGCCACGCCTCCCTGCCCCAAGTGCGCCTCCGAGAAGGTGCACAAGCTCATGAGCGCCTGCCGCCACAGCGCCGGGCACAACCCCGGCGGCTACCAGGGCAACACCATCCCCGCACCGCGCGCCGGTGGCGGCGGATGCGCCGGATGTTCCGGCGGGAGCTGCTCCACGTGCAAATGA
- the hemC gene encoding hydroxymethylbilane synthase, whose protein sequence is MNITIATRGSKLALWQANHIKALLEGRHAGLSVSLLILKTQGDKILDVPLAKVGGKGLFVKEIEDALADKRADLAIHSMKDVPVERLAGLTLGAIPEREDHADMLLSKTFQSLAELPQGATIGTSSLRRQSQLMALRPDLNIQMLRGNLDTRVGKLMDGQYDAIVVAAAGLNRLGLTAPCMVRLCAPDFLPAVAQGALGIEYRADDQRIRDLTAFLDHPDTRDAVSAERAFLARLEGGCQVPIAAFGRIDGGDVALTGLVADPDGTVMIRAEKRAPRAEAQALGRVVAEEVMERGAAKILEAVYGAGK, encoded by the coding sequence ATGAACATCACCATCGCCACGCGCGGCAGCAAGCTGGCCCTCTGGCAGGCCAATCACATCAAGGCCCTGCTGGAAGGCCGACACGCCGGTCTTTCCGTCTCCCTGCTCATCCTCAAGACCCAGGGCGACAAGATTCTGGACGTCCCCCTGGCCAAGGTGGGCGGCAAGGGCCTGTTCGTGAAGGAGATCGAGGACGCCCTGGCCGACAAGCGCGCCGACCTGGCCATCCACTCCATGAAGGACGTCCCCGTGGAGCGTCTCGCGGGCCTGACCCTGGGGGCCATCCCCGAGCGCGAGGACCACGCGGACATGCTCCTCTCCAAGACCTTCCAGAGTCTCGCCGAGCTGCCCCAGGGCGCGACCATCGGCACCTCCAGCCTGCGCCGCCAGTCGCAGCTCATGGCGCTTCGCCCGGACCTGAACATCCAGATGCTTCGCGGCAACCTGGACACCCGCGTGGGCAAGCTCATGGACGGCCAGTACGACGCCATCGTGGTGGCGGCCGCAGGCCTGAACCGCCTGGGTCTCACCGCGCCCTGCATGGTGCGCCTTTGCGCGCCGGACTTCCTGCCCGCCGTGGCCCAGGGCGCGCTTGGCATTGAATACCGCGCCGACGACCAGCGCATCCGCGACCTCACCGCCTTTCTGGACCACCCCGACACCCGCGACGCCGTCAGCGCCGAGCGCGCCTTCCTGGCGCGCCTGGAGGGCGGCTGCCAGGTGCCCATCGCGGCCTTCGGGCGCATCGACGGCGGCGACGTGGCCCTGACCGGCCTCGTGGCCGACCCGGACGGCACGGTGATGATCCGCGCCGAGAAGCGAGCGCCTCGCGCCGAAGCCCAGGCGCTCGGTCGCGTCGTGGCCGAAGAGGTCATGGAGCGCGGGGCGGCGAAGATTCTCGAGGCCGTTTACGGGGCCGGGAAATAG
- the cobT gene encoding nicotinate-nucleotide--dimethylbenzimidazole phosphoribosyltransferase has product MTTTLDTRYQALLARITPVDQSLAAAGQTHLDSLTKPQGSLGRLEELALRLYMIQGGKAPAADPAVIFTCAGDHGVAAEGVSLFPQEVTRQMVLNFVSGGAGINVLARQAGADLLVVDAGSAGGTYPEHPKLIQAKVAPGTANMAKGPAMTREQCLEALLLGVRLAGDAAARGCRTIGTGDMGIANTTPSTAMFCAYLGLSPQDVTGPGTGLDAGGVSRKAAVIATCLDVNRAAVESGDPLDVLAALGGYEIACIAGLILGGAANRMAVLVDGFISTAACVAATRIAPAAADCCFFSHASAEPGHQAVMRALNAKPLLDLGLRLGEGTGAALALVLLRGAAAIFNEMATFAQAGVSTSE; this is encoded by the coding sequence ATGACCACCACGCTCGACACCCGGTACCAGGCCCTGCTCGCCCGCATCACCCCCGTGGACCAGTCCCTGGCCGCAGCCGGGCAGACCCACCTGGACAGCCTGACCAAACCCCAGGGGAGCCTGGGCCGCCTGGAAGAGTTGGCCCTTCGCCTGTACATGATCCAGGGCGGCAAAGCCCCCGCAGCAGACCCCGCCGTGATCTTCACCTGCGCGGGCGACCACGGCGTGGCCGCCGAGGGCGTGAGCCTCTTCCCCCAGGAGGTCACCCGGCAGATGGTGCTGAACTTCGTAAGCGGTGGCGCAGGCATCAACGTGCTGGCCAGGCAGGCCGGGGCGGACCTGCTGGTGGTGGACGCAGGCAGTGCAGGCGGGACCTATCCCGAGCACCCCAAGCTGATCCAGGCCAAGGTGGCCCCCGGCACGGCCAACATGGCCAAAGGCCCGGCCATGACCCGCGAGCAGTGCCTGGAAGCCCTGCTGCTGGGCGTCCGGCTCGCTGGCGATGCCGCCGCGCGCGGCTGCCGCACCATCGGCACCGGCGACATGGGCATCGCCAACACCACGCCCTCCACGGCCATGTTCTGCGCCTACCTGGGGCTCTCCCCGCAGGACGTCACCGGCCCCGGCACCGGGCTGGACGCGGGCGGCGTGTCCCGCAAGGCCGCCGTCATCGCCACCTGCCTCGACGTGAACAGGGCCGCCGTCGAGTCCGGCGACCCGCTGGACGTGCTGGCGGCGCTCGGCGGCTACGAGATCGCCTGCATCGCCGGGCTCATCCTGGGCGGCGCTGCAAACCGCATGGCCGTACTGGTGGACGGGTTCATCTCCACCGCCGCCTGCGTAGCCGCCACCCGCATCGCACCCGCCGCAGCCGACTGCTGCTTCTTCAGCCACGCCTCGGCGGAACCGGGCCATCAGGCCGTAATGCGAGCCCTTAACGCCAAGCCGCTCCTGGACCTGGGCCTGCGCCTTGGCGAGGGAACCGGCGCGGCCCTGGCGCTCGTGCTGCTGCGCGGCGCGGCCGCCATCTTCAACGAGATGGCCACCTTCGCCCAGGCGGGCGTCAGCACGTCTGAATAA
- a CDS encoding ATP-dependent 6-phosphofructokinase: MHESERTGQPWPELTPEQTRIPTLGQAKIPNPRTNSLFVDDGQGVLVDITHGASGRRARPAAMEQAGARCQIYFDPPKTKCAIVTCGGLCPGINDVIRSIVMEAHHGYRVSSILGVRYGLAGFIPKSSPDVVELTTQAVADIHEFGGTILGSSRGPQNPEDVVDALERLNVGVLFMLGGVGTLRAAQAIHEVTAKRNLRTAVVCIPKTVDNDIHYVARTFGFDTAVEKAIEAIRCAHVEALGAPYGIGLVKVMGRESGFIAAAAALAIKEVNFVLVPEMPFALEGPGGFLPQLEARLRRRGHAVIVVAEGAGQHLLPESGLTDASGNKILGDISKLLLSSIKSHFADRLPITLKFIDPSYIIRSIPAGAADRAHCNMLGAMAVHAGMAGKTGLMVSQLHGIPVHIPLPLVTLGRKQMDLNTSYWQQVMDSTGQSQLSATPACP, encoded by the coding sequence ATGCACGAAAGCGAGCGCACCGGCCAGCCCTGGCCTGAGCTGACCCCCGAACAGACCCGCATCCCCACTCTCGGGCAGGCCAAGATTCCCAACCCGCGCACCAACTCGCTCTTCGTGGACGACGGCCAGGGAGTTCTGGTGGACATCACGCACGGCGCATCCGGCAGGCGCGCCCGCCCGGCGGCCATGGAGCAGGCCGGGGCGCGCTGCCAGATCTATTTCGACCCCCCCAAGACCAAGTGCGCCATCGTGACCTGCGGGGGGCTGTGCCCCGGCATCAATGACGTGATCCGCTCCATCGTCATGGAGGCGCACCACGGCTACAGGGTGTCCTCCATCCTGGGGGTGCGCTACGGGCTGGCCGGGTTCATCCCCAAATCCAGCCCCGACGTGGTGGAGTTGACCACGCAGGCCGTGGCCGACATCCACGAGTTCGGCGGCACCATCCTGGGCTCCTCGCGCGGGCCGCAGAACCCCGAGGACGTGGTGGACGCCCTGGAGCGCCTGAACGTGGGCGTGCTGTTCATGCTGGGGGGCGTGGGCACGCTGCGCGCCGCCCAGGCCATCCACGAGGTGACTGCCAAACGAAACCTGCGCACCGCCGTGGTGTGCATCCCCAAGACCGTGGACAACGACATCCACTATGTGGCGCGCACCTTCGGCTTCGACACCGCCGTGGAAAAGGCCATCGAGGCCATCCGCTGCGCCCACGTGGAAGCCCTCGGTGCGCCCTATGGCATAGGGCTGGTCAAGGTGATGGGTCGCGAATCCGGGTTCATCGCGGCGGCTGCGGCCCTGGCCATCAAGGAAGTGAACTTCGTGCTGGTGCCGGAGATGCCCTTCGCCCTGGAAGGCCCCGGCGGGTTCCTGCCCCAGTTGGAGGCGCGCCTCAGGCGGCGCGGCCACGCCGTGATCGTGGTGGCCGAGGGCGCGGGCCAGCACCTGCTCCCGGAATCCGGCCTGACCGACGCCTCCGGCAACAAGATCCTGGGCGACATCAGCAAGCTCCTGCTTTCGAGCATCAAGAGCCACTTCGCGGACCGTCTGCCCATCACGCTCAAATTCATCGACCCAAGCTACATCATCCGCTCCATCCCCGCCGGAGCCGCAGACCGCGCCCACTGCAACATGCTGGGAGCCATGGCCGTGCATGCGGGCATGGCCGGAAAGACCGGGCTCATGGTCAGCCAGCTGCACGGGATTCCCGTGCACATCCCCCTGCCGCTGGTCACCCTCGGGCGCAAGCAGATGGACCTGAATACCAGTTACTGGCAGCAGGTGATGGACTCCACCGGACAGAGCCAGCTCAGCGCGACCCCAGCCTGCCCCTGA
- a CDS encoding glycosyltransferase family protein produces MKTLSGRTFFFIPPVRRAAGGVAVLVRMAQYLREAGHDARLALRDRTGWRPDCTGLPEDDFSEVELTPQDAWVVPEGWVNALTPGLKAGARCLSYVQNWAYLFSGLPQGVDWRSLPVTLFAVSRPVSWFIGQSLGVDVPILRPGIDTSVFAAPEQKPDRLTVSYMPRKNKALAEQIRAVIAARGNFQVEWVEISGLDQAGVAGALARSHAFLATGFPEGCPLPPLEAMASGAIPAGFAGLGGWDYMRQAEPGRYQPDCPLDPVAWGGNGFFVPDNDVMGAAQALEKALALRVSGGEPLRAVLDACAATAQAYGLSPQRKAVLDFWERLG; encoded by the coding sequence ATGAAAACCCTTTCGGGACGGACCTTCTTTTTCATCCCGCCCGTGCGCCGGGCCGCTGGCGGCGTGGCGGTGCTGGTGCGCATGGCGCAGTACCTGCGTGAGGCCGGGCACGACGCGCGCCTGGCCCTGCGGGACCGAACCGGGTGGAGGCCGGACTGCACCGGACTGCCCGAGGACGACTTCTCCGAAGTGGAGCTCACCCCGCAAGACGCGTGGGTGGTCCCCGAGGGCTGGGTGAACGCGCTGACGCCGGGGCTCAAGGCCGGGGCGCGCTGCCTGTCCTACGTGCAGAACTGGGCGTATCTCTTTTCCGGCCTGCCTCAGGGCGTGGACTGGCGGAGCCTCCCGGTGACGCTGTTTGCGGTGTCTCGTCCCGTGTCCTGGTTCATCGGGCAAAGCCTGGGGGTGGACGTCCCCATCCTGCGCCCCGGCATCGACACGTCAGTGTTCGCGGCGCCGGAGCAGAAGCCCGATCGGCTCACCGTGTCCTACATGCCCCGCAAGAACAAGGCCCTGGCCGAGCAGATCAGGGCCGTGATCGCGGCCAGGGGCAACTTCCAGGTGGAGTGGGTTGAAATAAGCGGCCTGGACCAGGCCGGAGTGGCCGGGGCGCTTGCGCGCAGCCACGCCTTCCTGGCCACGGGCTTTCCCGAGGGCTGCCCGCTGCCGCCCCTGGAGGCCATGGCCAGCGGAGCCATCCCCGCCGGGTTCGCGGGCCTTGGCGGCTGGGACTACATGCGCCAGGCCGAACCGGGCCGCTACCAGCCGGACTGTCCTCTGGACCCGGTCGCCTGGGGCGGCAACGGCTTCTTCGTGCCGGACAACGATGTGATGGGCGCGGCCCAGGCCCTGGAAAAGGCCCTGGCCCTGCGCGTCTCGGGCGGGGAGCCCCTGCGCGCCGTGCTGGACGCCTGCGCCGCGACAGCTCAGGCCTACGGCCTTTCACCGCAGCGAAAAGCGGTGCTCGATTTCTGGGAGCGCCTGGGCTAA